In Drosophila teissieri strain GT53w chromosome 2R, Prin_Dtei_1.1, whole genome shotgun sequence, the following proteins share a genomic window:
- the LOC122612306 gene encoding MIP18 family protein galla-1, with translation MLSYIKRKLSESDGGASSVATVTSSCGGGDSGSAGGTGSSSSSSASISKSGQRSQNADELVRKTSQMSMDDEAIAFGEDALLHELGYKSSTELQETIYDLLRGIRDPEKPCTLEDLNVVYEDGIFVMPPTRSNVSVVRIEFNPTVPHCSLATLIGLCIRVKVERGLPHNIKLDIYIKKGAHQTEEEINKQINDKERIAAAMENPNLRNLVENCIKDEE, from the exons ATGCTGTCCTACATAAAGCGCAAGCTCTCCGAATCCGACGGCGGCGCCAGCTCGGTCGCAACAGTGACGTCGTCGTGCGGCGGCGGTGATAGTGGGAGTGCGGGCGGTacgggcagcagcagcagcagcagtgccagTATCAGTAAGAGCGGCCAGCGCAGCCAGAACGCCGACGAGTTAGTGCGCAAAACAAGCCAGATGTCGATGGATGATGAGGCTATTGCCTTCGGGGAGGACGCACTGCTCCATGAACTGGGCTACAAGAGTTCGACGGAGCTGCAGGAAACCATCTACG ATCTCTTGCGCGGCATTCGCGATCCGGAGAAACCATGCACTTTGGAGGACCTGAACGTTGTCTATGAGGATGGAATCTTTGTGATGCCGCCCACACGCTCAAATGTCTCAGTT GTGCGCATCGAGTTTAACCCCACAGTGCCACATTGCTCGCTGGCCACGCTGATTGGACTCTGTATACGCGTGAAAGTAGAACGTGGACTTCCGCACAACATAAAACTAGACATCTACATCAAAAAGGGTGCCCATCAAACCGAGGAAGAGA TTAACAAGCAAATCAATGACAAGGAGCGCATCGCTGCTGCCATGGAGAACCCCAATCTGCGGAATTTGGTCGAGAACTGCATCAAGGATGAGGAGTAG
- the LOC122612305 gene encoding maternal protein exuperantia: MVADNIDAGVAIAVADQSSSSVGVKEELPAGNYILVGVDIDTTGRRLMDEIVQLAAYTPTDHFEQYIMPYMNLNPAARQRHQVRVISIGFYRMLKSMQTYKIIKSKSEIAALKDFLNWLEQLKAKAGPSSDGIVLIYHEERKFIPYMILESLKKYGLLERFTKSVKSFANGINLAKASIGDANIKHYSLRKLSKILSSFKEDDAACSASTSTSGSGSGSSTVSDSASISPRESTVIDGSDKQSGKNGVQVERELFDGNASVRAKLAFDVALQLSNSDRKPEPKCSEAMENMFNAIRPFARLVGSDVQELDTQNENLERQNSFRPVFLNYFKTTLYHRVRAVKFRIVLAENGFDLNTLSAIWADKGTEGLDMALQSIGRLKSEDKTELLELLDSFFDPKKTTLKPVVKANSSNNRRRNRRGAGQSVKNAMPSSSRSASAEFGAGGDKSRSVSSVPDSTTKTPSPNKSRTQRKRNSRHSLGATPNGLKGAADISSSGKSELNNSAPPAVTVTPVVAPPPPTPVAITASN, from the exons ATGGTTGCCGATAATATCGATGCCGGAGTGGCCATTGCCGTCGCCGATCAGTCCTCATCGTCTGTGGGCGTTAAGGAGGAACTGCCGGCCGGCAATTACATCCTGGTGGGCGTGGACATCGACACCACTGGACGTCGTCTAATGGATGAG ATTGTCCAGCTGGCCGCCTATACACCCACCGATCACTTCGAGCAGTACATCATGCCATATATGAATCTGAATCCAGCTGCGCGCCAGCGTCATCAAGTTCGTGTTATTTCGATTGGCTTTTATCGTATGCTGAAGTCGATGCAGACTTACAAG ATCATCAAATCCAAGTCTGAGATCGCTGCCCTCAAGGACTTCCTCAACTGGCTTGAGCAACTGAAGGCCAAGGCGGGTCCCAGCTCGGACGGGATTGTGCTTATTTATCATGAAGAGCGCAAGTTCATTCCCTACATGATCCTGGAGTCGTTGAAGAAGTACGGCCTGCTGGAGCGCTTCACCAAGTCGGTGAAGTCGTTTGCAAACGGCATCAACCTGGCCAAGGCTTCTATAGGCGATGCCAACATCAAGCACTACAGTCTGCGCAAGCTTTCCAAGATCTTGTCCAGCTTCAAGGAGGACGACGCGGCTTGCTCtgcgtccacatccacatccggaTCGGGATCCGGATCTAGTACGGTGTCTGATTCGGCATCGATATCTCCCAGGGAGAGCACCGTGATCGATGGAAGCGACAAGCAATCTGGCAAAAACGGCGTTCAGGTCGAACGAGAACTGTTTGACGGTAATGCCAGTGTTCGTGCCAAATTGGCCTTCGATGTGGCCCTTCAGCTGAGCAACTCGGACCGTAAGCCGGAACCGAAATGCTCGGAGGCAATGGAGAATATGTTCAATGCCATACGGCCATTTGCCAGGTTGGTGGGCTCCGATGTCCAGGAGCTGGATACACAGAACGAAAATTTGGAGCGCCAAAACTCCTTCCGTCCGGTGTTCCTCAACTACTTTAAGACCACTCTGTACCATCGAGTGCGTGCCGTGAAGTTCCGCATTGTGCTGGCCGAGAATGGCTTCGATTTGAACACGCTAAGTGCCATTTGGGCAGACAAGGGCACCGAGGGCCTGGACATGGCCCTGCAGTCGATTGGCAGGCTGAAGAGCGAGGACAAGACGGAGCTGCTCGAGCTTCTGGACAGCTTTTTTGATCCCAAGAAGACCACATTAAAGCCGGTTGTCAAGGctaacagcagcaacaatcgcCGCCGCAATCGTCGCGGCGCCGGGCAGTCGGTCAAGAACGCTATGCCATCCAGTTCCCGATCGGCTAGTGCCGAGTTTGGGGCAGGAGGTGACAAGTCGCGTAGTGTGTCCTCGGTGCCAGACTCCACTACCAAGACTCCATCGCCAAACAAGTCCCGTACGCAGCGTAAGCGCAACTCGCGTCATAGCTTGGGTGCAACCCCCAATGGACTAAAGGGGGCGGCTGATATATCCTCCTCCGGCAAGTCTGAGCTCAACAATAGCGCTCCACCTGCCGTAACCGTAACCCCGGTCGTGGCACCACCCCCACCAACACCAGTGGCCATCACGGCCTCCAACTAA
- the LOC122612304 gene encoding protein fem-1 homolog B isoform X1: protein MEVDPVEEAPLDEAHTSIYDGYPPDFGYFNMAHGMLVEISEEIRAKFPQEPRLRFSQLNNLHLAARSGQMLSFVEILNSVNCRAVQTHLVNTNFDQPDGQSLTPLTMAAMSGNVKFVKTLLSHYDVDLERECNVIFDGMVVYGATALWVAAGMGHLQIVKMLVQAGAAINHNTKAQSSPLRAACYEGRLDIVEFLIDNGADVNATNLFNNNTLMIAAYKGHHLVVKTLLQNGSRANDQALCGATALHYAAESGHLDVVVALLDHGATLKKNELGITPALQAAERLHEDVLEAFIERPGLMSLEEQITALELLGATYANDKIKYDVNKAYCYLLRAMQLRYSNPRGVIRKKVLPTVPAYDNWFETENLPELHAIKLNHHSIHMESLAIRERILGRNNPELPQAIIYRGAVMADQGRFYQCQVLWNYAIDLRMRNNVSVDRDLLRFAQLFAQILRVENHNLTLDHVLPVLAKCQLEIENNKFKIKEARPNTCPSLWQDQNNQNCITALYLIKIVTHLARRKKDQNIDEEHIQQLFLVVRKFIQNDTRLQDGQTLLHIAVNGVMPVDEFYTNELCRFPCYATALVLVHCGASVVAVDSARNTPLHILVTKVNTSQDRQAEMARILQLFVEAGAHLDAVNAAGQTAATACKLPILANRLHAHQNAHTSLKCLAARSIATNRLIFKGLIPTQLEAFIQMHSVHKVLP from the exons ATGGAGGTCGATCCCGTCGAAGAGGCGCCTCTCGACGAGGCGCACACGTCCATATACGACGGCTATCCGCCCGATTTTGGGTACTTCAACATGGCCCACGGAATGCTGGTGGAGATCTCTGAGGAGATCCGGGCCAAGTTCCCCCAAGAGCCGCGTCTGCGGTTCTCCCAGCTGAACAACCTTCACCTGGCGGCCCGCAGTGGCCAGATGTTGAGCTTCGTCGAGATTTTGAATTCGGTTAACTGCAGGGCGGTGCAGACCCACCTGGTGAATACA AATTTTGATCAGCCGGATGGACAATCGCTAACCCCGCTGACCATGGCCGCGATGTCGGGCAATGTGAAATTCGTCAAGACCCTGCTGTCGCACTACGACGTGGACTTGGAGCGGGAGTGCAATGTCATCTTCGACGGAATGGTGGTCTACGGAGCCACCGCCCTGTGGGTGGCTGCCGGCATGGGGCATCTGCAGATAGTCAAAATGCTCGTGCAAGCGGGAGCGGCCATCAATCACAATACCAAGGCGCAGTCGTCGCCGCTGAGAGCAGCCTGTTATGAGG GTCGATTGGACATCGTTGAATTCCTAATTGATAATGGCGCTGACGTGAATGCCACGAATTTGTTTAACAACAACACGCTAATGATTGCCGCCTACAAGGGTCACCACTTGGTGGTAAAGACCCTACTTCAGAATGGATCGAGGGCCAATGATCAGGCGCTGTGTGGTGCCACTGCCTTGCACTATGCGGCGGAAAGCGGTCACCTGGACGTGGTGGTAGCGTTGCTAGACCATGGAGCCACACTAAAGAAGAATGAGCTGGGAATCACACCCGCCTTGCAGGCTGCCGAACGTCTCCATGAGGATGTCCTGGAAGCGTTCATCGAACGACCAGGACTGATGAGCCTAGAGGAGCAGATCACAGCGTTGGAGCTTCTAGGAGCCACCTATGCGAATGACAAAATCAAGTACGACGTGAATAAGGCCTATTGCTATCTGCTGCGAGCTATGCAGCTGCGGTACAGCAATCCGCGCGGTGTGATCCGCAAAAAAGTACTGCCCACAGTGCCCGCGTACGACAATTGGTTTGAGACTGAAAACCTGCCCGAATTGCACGCCATTAAACTAAATCATCACTCCATCCACATGGAGTCGTTAGCCATAAGGGAGCGCATACTGGGCCGCAATAATCCGGAGTTGCCGCAGGCAATTATCTATCGAGGAGCTGTGATGGCCGATCAGGGAAGATTTTACCAGTGTCAGGTGCTTTGGAACTACGCCATAGATCTGCGAATGCGCAATAAT GTATCGGTAGATCGGGATCTCTTACGCTTCGCCCAGCTTTTTGCTCAGATATTGCGTGTGGAGAACCACAATCTTACGTTGGATCACGTTCTGCCAGTTTTGGCCAAGTGCCAGCTGGAGATCGAGAacaataagtttaaaattaagGAAGCCAGACCCAACACTTGCCCCAGTCTATGGCAGGATCAGAACAATCAAAACTGCATTACTGCGCTCTATCTAATCAAAATCGTTACACATTTGGCGCGACGCAAGAAGGATCAAAACATTGACGAGGAACACATCCAGCAGTTATTCCTCGTCGTACGCAAGTTCATACAGAACGACACTCGCCTGCAGGATGGACAGACATTGCTGCACATCGCAGTCAATGGAGTGATGCCCGTGGACGAGTTCTACACGAATGAACTGTGCAG ATTTCCCTGCTATGCCACTGCTCTAGTTCTAGTACACTGCGGCGCCTCCGTGGTTGCAGTGGATTCGGCTCGTAATACCCCGCTACACATCCTAGTGACCAAGGTAAACACCTCGCAGGATCGCCAGGCGGAGATGGCACGCATTCTGCAGCTGTTCGTCGAGGCAGGAGCCCATTTGGATGCAGTGAATGCGGCGGGGCAGACAGCGGCCACGGCCTGCAAGCTGC CTATATTGGCCAATCGGCTGCACGCCCACCAGAATGCCCACACCAGCCTCAAGTGCCTGGCCGCACGCTCCATAGCCACCAACAGGCTAATCTTCAAGGGTCTGATACCCACCCAACTGGAGGCCTTCATACAGATGCACAGCGTGCACAAGGTGCTGCCGTAG
- the LOC122612304 gene encoding protein fem-1 homolog B isoform X3 has translation MHAELYRTRKRWYESAWPGAGFWRGANDTLPVTNYITYPANFDQPDGQSLTPLTMAAMSGNVKFVKTLLSHYDVDLERECNVIFDGMVVYGATALWVAAGMGHLQIVKMLVQAGAAINHNTKAQSSPLRAACYEGRLDIVEFLIDNGADVNATNLFNNNTLMIAAYKGHHLVVKTLLQNGSRANDQALCGATALHYAAESGHLDVVVALLDHGATLKKNELGITPALQAAERLHEDVLEAFIERPGLMSLEEQITALELLGATYANDKIKYDVNKAYCYLLRAMQLRYSNPRGVIRKKVLPTVPAYDNWFETENLPELHAIKLNHHSIHMESLAIRERILGRNNPELPQAIIYRGAVMADQGRFYQCQVLWNYAIDLRMRNNVSVDRDLLRFAQLFAQILRVENHNLTLDHVLPVLAKCQLEIENNKFKIKEARPNTCPSLWQDQNNQNCITALYLIKIVTHLARRKKDQNIDEEHIQQLFLVVRKFIQNDTRLQDGQTLLHIAVNGVMPVDEFYTNELCRFPCYATALVLVHCGASVVAVDSARNTPLHILVTKVNTSQDRQAEMARILQLFVEAGAHLDAVNAAGQTAATACKLPILANRLHAHQNAHTSLKCLAARSIATNRLIFKGLIPTQLEAFIQMHSVHKVLP, from the exons ATGCACGCGGAGCTGTATCG CACTCGCAAGCGCTGGTATGAATCCGCTTGGCCAGGAGCAGGATTCTGGCGAGGAGCCAACGACACGCTTCCCGTCACGAACTATATCACGTATCCGGCG AATTTTGATCAGCCGGATGGACAATCGCTAACCCCGCTGACCATGGCCGCGATGTCGGGCAATGTGAAATTCGTCAAGACCCTGCTGTCGCACTACGACGTGGACTTGGAGCGGGAGTGCAATGTCATCTTCGACGGAATGGTGGTCTACGGAGCCACCGCCCTGTGGGTGGCTGCCGGCATGGGGCATCTGCAGATAGTCAAAATGCTCGTGCAAGCGGGAGCGGCCATCAATCACAATACCAAGGCGCAGTCGTCGCCGCTGAGAGCAGCCTGTTATGAGG GTCGATTGGACATCGTTGAATTCCTAATTGATAATGGCGCTGACGTGAATGCCACGAATTTGTTTAACAACAACACGCTAATGATTGCCGCCTACAAGGGTCACCACTTGGTGGTAAAGACCCTACTTCAGAATGGATCGAGGGCCAATGATCAGGCGCTGTGTGGTGCCACTGCCTTGCACTATGCGGCGGAAAGCGGTCACCTGGACGTGGTGGTAGCGTTGCTAGACCATGGAGCCACACTAAAGAAGAATGAGCTGGGAATCACACCCGCCTTGCAGGCTGCCGAACGTCTCCATGAGGATGTCCTGGAAGCGTTCATCGAACGACCAGGACTGATGAGCCTAGAGGAGCAGATCACAGCGTTGGAGCTTCTAGGAGCCACCTATGCGAATGACAAAATCAAGTACGACGTGAATAAGGCCTATTGCTATCTGCTGCGAGCTATGCAGCTGCGGTACAGCAATCCGCGCGGTGTGATCCGCAAAAAAGTACTGCCCACAGTGCCCGCGTACGACAATTGGTTTGAGACTGAAAACCTGCCCGAATTGCACGCCATTAAACTAAATCATCACTCCATCCACATGGAGTCGTTAGCCATAAGGGAGCGCATACTGGGCCGCAATAATCCGGAGTTGCCGCAGGCAATTATCTATCGAGGAGCTGTGATGGCCGATCAGGGAAGATTTTACCAGTGTCAGGTGCTTTGGAACTACGCCATAGATCTGCGAATGCGCAATAAT GTATCGGTAGATCGGGATCTCTTACGCTTCGCCCAGCTTTTTGCTCAGATATTGCGTGTGGAGAACCACAATCTTACGTTGGATCACGTTCTGCCAGTTTTGGCCAAGTGCCAGCTGGAGATCGAGAacaataagtttaaaattaagGAAGCCAGACCCAACACTTGCCCCAGTCTATGGCAGGATCAGAACAATCAAAACTGCATTACTGCGCTCTATCTAATCAAAATCGTTACACATTTGGCGCGACGCAAGAAGGATCAAAACATTGACGAGGAACACATCCAGCAGTTATTCCTCGTCGTACGCAAGTTCATACAGAACGACACTCGCCTGCAGGATGGACAGACATTGCTGCACATCGCAGTCAATGGAGTGATGCCCGTGGACGAGTTCTACACGAATGAACTGTGCAG ATTTCCCTGCTATGCCACTGCTCTAGTTCTAGTACACTGCGGCGCCTCCGTGGTTGCAGTGGATTCGGCTCGTAATACCCCGCTACACATCCTAGTGACCAAGGTAAACACCTCGCAGGATCGCCAGGCGGAGATGGCACGCATTCTGCAGCTGTTCGTCGAGGCAGGAGCCCATTTGGATGCAGTGAATGCGGCGGGGCAGACAGCGGCCACGGCCTGCAAGCTGC CTATATTGGCCAATCGGCTGCACGCCCACCAGAATGCCCACACCAGCCTCAAGTGCCTGGCCGCACGCTCCATAGCCACCAACAGGCTAATCTTCAAGGGTCTGATACCCACCCAACTGGAGGCCTTCATACAGATGCACAGCGTGCACAAGGTGCTGCCGTAG
- the LOC122612304 gene encoding protein fem-1 homolog B isoform X2, whose amino-acid sequence MLNLIPNQNGFSQTNCSTRKRWYESAWPGAGFWRGANDTLPVTNYITYPANFDQPDGQSLTPLTMAAMSGNVKFVKTLLSHYDVDLERECNVIFDGMVVYGATALWVAAGMGHLQIVKMLVQAGAAINHNTKAQSSPLRAACYEGRLDIVEFLIDNGADVNATNLFNNNTLMIAAYKGHHLVVKTLLQNGSRANDQALCGATALHYAAESGHLDVVVALLDHGATLKKNELGITPALQAAERLHEDVLEAFIERPGLMSLEEQITALELLGATYANDKIKYDVNKAYCYLLRAMQLRYSNPRGVIRKKVLPTVPAYDNWFETENLPELHAIKLNHHSIHMESLAIRERILGRNNPELPQAIIYRGAVMADQGRFYQCQVLWNYAIDLRMRNNVSVDRDLLRFAQLFAQILRVENHNLTLDHVLPVLAKCQLEIENNKFKIKEARPNTCPSLWQDQNNQNCITALYLIKIVTHLARRKKDQNIDEEHIQQLFLVVRKFIQNDTRLQDGQTLLHIAVNGVMPVDEFYTNELCRFPCYATALVLVHCGASVVAVDSARNTPLHILVTKVNTSQDRQAEMARILQLFVEAGAHLDAVNAAGQTAATACKLPILANRLHAHQNAHTSLKCLAARSIATNRLIFKGLIPTQLEAFIQMHSVHKVLP is encoded by the exons ATGCTGAATCTGATTCCAAACCAAAATGGCTTTTCACAAACTAATTGCAGCACTCGCAAGCGCTGGTATGAATCCGCTTGGCCAGGAGCAGGATTCTGGCGAGGAGCCAACGACACGCTTCCCGTCACGAACTATATCACGTATCCGGCG AATTTTGATCAGCCGGATGGACAATCGCTAACCCCGCTGACCATGGCCGCGATGTCGGGCAATGTGAAATTCGTCAAGACCCTGCTGTCGCACTACGACGTGGACTTGGAGCGGGAGTGCAATGTCATCTTCGACGGAATGGTGGTCTACGGAGCCACCGCCCTGTGGGTGGCTGCCGGCATGGGGCATCTGCAGATAGTCAAAATGCTCGTGCAAGCGGGAGCGGCCATCAATCACAATACCAAGGCGCAGTCGTCGCCGCTGAGAGCAGCCTGTTATGAGG GTCGATTGGACATCGTTGAATTCCTAATTGATAATGGCGCTGACGTGAATGCCACGAATTTGTTTAACAACAACACGCTAATGATTGCCGCCTACAAGGGTCACCACTTGGTGGTAAAGACCCTACTTCAGAATGGATCGAGGGCCAATGATCAGGCGCTGTGTGGTGCCACTGCCTTGCACTATGCGGCGGAAAGCGGTCACCTGGACGTGGTGGTAGCGTTGCTAGACCATGGAGCCACACTAAAGAAGAATGAGCTGGGAATCACACCCGCCTTGCAGGCTGCCGAACGTCTCCATGAGGATGTCCTGGAAGCGTTCATCGAACGACCAGGACTGATGAGCCTAGAGGAGCAGATCACAGCGTTGGAGCTTCTAGGAGCCACCTATGCGAATGACAAAATCAAGTACGACGTGAATAAGGCCTATTGCTATCTGCTGCGAGCTATGCAGCTGCGGTACAGCAATCCGCGCGGTGTGATCCGCAAAAAAGTACTGCCCACAGTGCCCGCGTACGACAATTGGTTTGAGACTGAAAACCTGCCCGAATTGCACGCCATTAAACTAAATCATCACTCCATCCACATGGAGTCGTTAGCCATAAGGGAGCGCATACTGGGCCGCAATAATCCGGAGTTGCCGCAGGCAATTATCTATCGAGGAGCTGTGATGGCCGATCAGGGAAGATTTTACCAGTGTCAGGTGCTTTGGAACTACGCCATAGATCTGCGAATGCGCAATAAT GTATCGGTAGATCGGGATCTCTTACGCTTCGCCCAGCTTTTTGCTCAGATATTGCGTGTGGAGAACCACAATCTTACGTTGGATCACGTTCTGCCAGTTTTGGCCAAGTGCCAGCTGGAGATCGAGAacaataagtttaaaattaagGAAGCCAGACCCAACACTTGCCCCAGTCTATGGCAGGATCAGAACAATCAAAACTGCATTACTGCGCTCTATCTAATCAAAATCGTTACACATTTGGCGCGACGCAAGAAGGATCAAAACATTGACGAGGAACACATCCAGCAGTTATTCCTCGTCGTACGCAAGTTCATACAGAACGACACTCGCCTGCAGGATGGACAGACATTGCTGCACATCGCAGTCAATGGAGTGATGCCCGTGGACGAGTTCTACACGAATGAACTGTGCAG ATTTCCCTGCTATGCCACTGCTCTAGTTCTAGTACACTGCGGCGCCTCCGTGGTTGCAGTGGATTCGGCTCGTAATACCCCGCTACACATCCTAGTGACCAAGGTAAACACCTCGCAGGATCGCCAGGCGGAGATGGCACGCATTCTGCAGCTGTTCGTCGAGGCAGGAGCCCATTTGGATGCAGTGAATGCGGCGGGGCAGACAGCGGCCACGGCCTGCAAGCTGC CTATATTGGCCAATCGGCTGCACGCCCACCAGAATGCCCACACCAGCCTCAAGTGCCTGGCCGCACGCTCCATAGCCACCAACAGGCTAATCTTCAAGGGTCTGATACCCACCCAACTGGAGGCCTTCATACAGATGCACAGCGTGCACAAGGTGCTGCCGTAG
- the LOC122612308 gene encoding uncharacterized protein LOC122612308 — translation MSMLGFVYLVLILGWILIVLFLKCKKSLAAPFRFGENYTDAIADTERRPSVHVIQLQHDDVEREDHYMNNFHQNTENLQRYSHRSQRSTLEERTIERTYPTDAVINPAYMHDEDYVINAPPPSYEEVMRQPQVYPQVRHNNHKISDAEI, via the exons ATGAGCATGCTGGGATTTGTCTACCTGGTTCTCATCCTGGGCTGGATACTGATCGTCTTGTTCCTGAAGTGCAAAAAGTCCTTGGCCGCTCCATTTCGGTTTGGCGAAAACTACACCGATGCCATCGCCGATACGG AACGTCGACCATCGGTGCACGTTATCCAGTTGCAGCACGATGATGTGGAACGCGAGGATCACTATATGAACAATTTTCACCAAAACACGGAGAATCTGCAGCGCTACTCGCACCGCTCGCAACGGTCTACGCTGGAGGAGCGCACCATCGAGCGGACGTATCCCACGGATGCAGTGATAAATCCTGCCTACATGCACGACGAGGACTACGTGATCAATG CACCTCCGCCGTCCTACGAGGAGGTAATGCGCCAGCCGCAGGTGTATCCACAGGTGcgccacaacaaccacaagaTCAGCGATGCTGAAATATAG